The Nomia melanderi isolate GNS246 chromosome 3, iyNomMela1, whole genome shotgun sequence genomic interval GTGGAAGTTATCAAACATGTGGAGATTCCGGTGGAGAAGCCCGAGCCCTACGTAGTCGAGAAAAAGGTACTCGTAATTGTAACACGTGAAATTCGTAATTCTGTATAGCATTCTAATTACAATAGTACCAAACGTATTACGTTTCTTAGTATTGCAATTAGAATTATCGTTAACTGTGTTATAGTCCAATGTTTAAAGCTGggattacaataaaaatagcaCATAAACTCTTCGCTTCATTTcagtaagaaatgaaatttctttataaaacgaATTCTCAGGTGACATGACAGTTGTACAAACTAAAATTGCCAAACAATTCGGAAAAAGAAtatgattaatttcttaatagcATAATTTCCTCGAATTAAACCTCCATTGACACAGATTATCTACAGAAAGTTAACAACATTCATCGCCATGTTTGTCCACTGGAATATCGCATTGCCGTGAAACCTTACACACCTATAGAACTGTGCTCACGTATAATTTAGGATCACGTTACCTCGCTTTATTATACAGcattatgaaaattcaaatacacACGGGACATTGAAACGTTATTGTTTTGCAGGTACCGTACGTGGTCGAGAAACCGTACCCGGTGACGGTGGAAAAGCACTTCGCGGTGCCCATCCCTAAACCGTACCCGGTCCACGTACCCGTCTACAAGCACGTATTCCACCATCAGAGCAAGGGCCACGGTTGGAAGCACTGATCCACGCGACATCGATCCTGACCACGTCTAAccaaaaaagaaactataacaGAGAGAAACGTCACGTTTCTTGGCATTGTACATAGTCCGTTGTTTTATACTTAATTGTAttgttgtttaaataaattgttcttGTTTCCTTAACGGTTCTTCTTTCTTCTCAACAGTCGTGTCACGTCACGTTCCCTTTCCAGCGTTTAGAGCAGAGCACGGATGATTGAATGGTTTCGAAAGCGCGTCGCAATTGCCGCGAGTTCGTCCGAGAGCCTGGCTATAAAAGTCCCTTTTTCTTTAAGTTACACTATTTCTTGATTGGGTCAGCCAAACAGCGCGCGATTCGAAATCTACTCGTGGCAACGAACATTTCCACGATAACATAATTTGCGTCTCGGCGAAAGGAAAAGCGGACGCTCATCTATGTAGAAACTCGTTTCATATTTTTACCGATAACTTCAAACATCGAACCAATTCGTTCACGAATGAATCATTATACTGCGATTACCAAAATAAACACTACTTTAATTAGTGCACGTAATTAGTCGTTTAATCGACtagtgaattaaaaattaataattgccGTTATTTGGTGTGCTTAAACACGAATTTATTTCAGGTAATATTGCAAACAGAGAAACTTACATCGAAAGTGAAACGATTACTGGTTAAATTGTTGAGTTATTAAAAGATTTAaacctttcctttcctttttcagTGTATATTGTAAAGATACGACTTGGTAAATTGATATCGGTTTCCGATCGATGCTAAGATAAGATTACTATACATTACTACTCATTAAAGCAGTAGCTCATGGTCAGTGGAGTACACAGAGAGCGCtacttattatataattgattaaataatatattaacatcGTTACCAAGTAATTTCATTCATGCATTCACTAAGCCAACATTACTTTCCCAATGCTTTAATAATGCACACAACGCAAcggattattaatattatcgcaTTAGAATTCCTACCTTAAAAGCAGCACTTCTTTTCGAAAAATCTTCGATCCAGCCTCGGTCCATCAATCACAGGGTAATGAATGCTCCCAAATCGGAACGGAACTAGCATGCGCGCGTTCGATAAGGCGGtaggaaatatttcaatcgaGTTACCGTTTTTTCCCCCGTAGTTCGGTGAATTTCTGTAGGCAACACCTGGGGGCGATATCGGCAGCATTACGAAGCTGCCCTCCGGTTTTGTCGGTCCAGAAACCAGCCAATGACTAGCCGACGACGGTGTTGCAAATGACGGACGCCGGCCTAACGACGGGACGCATAACGCCCGGAGTCCATGCCCCAAGGTGCAGAATTTATTCAGGAAATACCGGGGCGCGACCAGTTGCGTCATAGGACTGACCGACGACCGCTTTTTACGGCCACTTAAGGGAATCACATTCGACTTCGATCCGTAAGAAACCTGCCCCCGTTCAAGTGGAgcaaaagtttataaaactgacGGGCACGCACGACGCGCTCCTAGTTTCGCCCAGGACAGTAAATCCGCCGTTTATCCGGGAATATCCAGCCACCCAGCAGCTCCATTGTCCGCGAATCATGTTCAGGCTACTGGTAAGCTGACCGAAAGGGAGGAGTTTCAGAGTAGCGTGCGAATAATTAACGCTTATTGCCAGAAGATTGGCTGTAAATGTTGAAGATGCGGCTGTTAGTCGAAGCACCGGCTCTTGTAcccgaattactgtaatttacaATCTTCTTCTGATATTGAAATAATGCGAAAATTATACAGCTGCGTCGGGTTGCATTGTTGCGAGGCGAAGAGATTGGCACGATAAATGAAATATCGGATCGTTCTTTTgtattctttcattttcacGCTGATAGTCTCGCGAGATGGGTATCTTTATAATTACATTGTTGATCGTTATCCGggctattttataattatttttttgtatacACGGTTTGTTACATTTCTAAGAATAGAAAATAGCAGAGCAGGTTGTTAGATCGATGTAGTTTTAAACAAATGAAAGTACCACCGTGGAAAGAGTTAAccatttgaaaacattcattCTGTCCAGATAATATTCATCAAGCTTTAGTTGCGTTCTAAATATTAACGTAAAAGTGAATTTACTAACCCAGGAACTATCAGATTTATCAACTTCTTTAACACACTTAAACATATTacattcaaattcaattgaaatccaaataaattaatatatctgGTATGTATAAGAAGATACAAGCACACTGATCACTAATTTTAGCATCAAACCATAAAAAGATGAGCCACAGAAAAATCCAATCAACCAATCTATCTGTCGCAAGACTTAACGATCATTTTCGTAACTTGCAGATCCCATGCCTGATATGGCTCTCCAGCGTCCGATCGGAAACCGCAATGTCCATGCACATGCCGGACGGCATGATGGAGGACAAAGCGGGCATGACGGACGCCATGATGCTCAAACCGAAACGAGAATCATACCATAACCCGTGTCCACCGGTTTACTCTCATCCAATCTCGTATTCGCCGCCCCcgcaaatttatataaaaccggTGGTCCATCCAGCGCCGATGCCAATCATTCATCAGCCAGTTCAAGTTGTCCAGAAGCCGGTGATCACCTATGTGAAGCCAGCACCACCTCCTGTTGTCGTGAAACCCGTGGTCCAGCCTAAGGTTGTGGTGCCGATCTACCAGAAACCGATGATCTCGTACGCGCCTATCTACCAGAAGCCCATTTATTACGCGCCGATGGTGCAAAAGGTGATGTACGAACAGCCAAAAGTCCTATTGAAGAAGATAGAAGTTCCCGTCACCCAAGTGATCCAGAAGCCCCAGATCGCATATCCTATTCAATATCATCAGCCGAAAGTGGTGCACGCACCGGAGCCGCAGATCAATTACGTGAAAATCTCGCAGCCGATTATCCACCATCAGCCTGTGTTCCAGTCGCCCGTGAAACCATGGTGCCCGTAGAGGAGTTCTGCGGATCGGATTGTCACGGTGCGATCACAACGGTCAGGTGATTCGATCGATCCGTCGAGTTACGAATGTTCTGGAAGTGCGGCAACGATTCGAGGTTCTTTCCAGCCTCGCCCAACGAAACCAACCATGTCGCGGCCATCCTCGCCGGCCATAACGAATCGTAGTCAGGCGTAATTCAGCGCGGCTTCCGTTTCGCAGATTGTacaataaaaagagaaacaaaacgaaCGGTGTAGTAATCTTGTTGTCCGTTGAACACTTCACCCTTCCGATTGTCCAGCGATACTTTCCCTGTTTGAGGTGACTCTATAATCTAATCGAAGAAAGTCTTTTTTCTTCCATCAGACGTAACAGTCAAATGATTTTAATGTGTTGAAAGCTTGTGAGCTGTTGTTAAATTGTACAAGATTTAATATACAaccattcattttttttcaaccGCAGCACTTGAATGTTTACAGAATTTGAGTCACGTACGATTTTGATCAATTCGAACATGATATGAAAGGAATATCAATAATAGTTTGTTTAATCGATATTCATACATCGTGTATGGTgctgtatattttatacaatggcGTATGTTTATTGAACACATGGATTTGTAGTGTGAAGTAACAATTCTTCCGAGTATGGAAAGCAAATGGTGGCGCCATCCCACGGCGATATGCATTACCATTAGAAGCGATCAAGCGAATCCTCACAAACCCAATTAATTCTTGCCGTTATGGCCGTATACCTTGCTGTAGTATACGGCAAGAAAAATATGTGGAAATTTCAATGCTCGGTGAGAGAAGTGCTCCAGCCTATTTCCAAACGTCGCGCAATTGATTAGTGCCAATTCGCTTGTATGTATCATCTTAGAAGCGGTAAGAAGCATTTCGATCTCCAGAAGTAGAATGTTACTTAATGGGTATAACGttgttaattgttaattttttctaatataataaatgttggGTGTTAGAATTACTTCATGATTTATCTTCCACCACTGTTTCACCTTCTATTAGAAAATCTGATTATGTGATGTCAATGACAGCTAGGTAATAGCAGGGAATTAATTGTGGACAAGTCGAGGCGAGGTTTCCAACCGACTTATGTTTATTTCAAGGAATTGTCGTTTCGTTACGCGATCACAACTCCGATTATTGCATAAGACTGACTTGACGAAACGTAACGTTTACCGATTTGGAAATTACCAATTTTCTACTGCCTATGGCCATTCATAAGCGTAAATATCctattaaatttttacatagACTTTCGACACGCATTGCAATGCGTATAAGACGTATGCATGCAGGTAAATCCCGTTCAGTAAACGTAGAGAAATGAGTGTAGAGTATagaatccagatttccaaagtggaaaacttggattccgtcggccagaattgccaggaagaccaggggtaaccatatgacttagcagtgatgggactccaggtccagatctaggtctcatcgggacgaaggctacatccggttgacgaatgggaaggtcgggatacttttgatcgaaaatgagtctagactgtagaatccagatttccaaagtggaaaacttggattccgtcggccagaattgccaggaagaacAGGGGTAGACATgagacttggcagtgatgggactccagatcGAGGTCTATACGAGCACTCTGGGCCctcattataaaattttacgtaagtaccttcataattttaatacaacTGCAGTGGCAATTCCTTTATTAAAAAACACACCGCaccaataatttaaataaaatttcaaggtATTTGATCACGAGTTTAACTTATTATTCAACTTAATCTCATAATTGtgtttttaagaattttaatttgttaatttactTGCAGTCTCCTTGTTAAATAACTGATTTAACATAACTTTAAATAGTAATTCATGAAGTTTGAATATTCACGGTTTAAATTACTTTGGCTTAAATTAGTTTAGCATATATATAGGTAAAACTCATTTACACAAAACAAGAATATAGAATAGGAGCGCAGGGGTACAATCAGTGAATAGCAGCAGCAAAAAGGAAGCTTTCAGGTTAAGTCGTCGACTACAAATAATTAGAACTTTTTCCCTCTTCTATTGAATTCAGAAACAAACcatctttatttataatttttctgcatAAAAGTTATATTGATCCATTGACACTAACTCGctagaaaaatgaattaaaatgcaTTCACTTAATAAGACGTATTGGTTTCATATTCTAGATCTGTCTTATACTCGCCATTGTTTGTGATGCGGCGAGAATATCAAGAATATTCGAACCACATTCTAAAATTACCAAGGTGTTTTCCCGGGCAACACTGCCGGTGGTTTTCATTATATCTATGGCAACAGAGTCGCTGCTCCATTCTTCTCACTCGGTAAtacagtcggtaattcagaacatgACACGGAGTTCCATAAGCTTGCAATGCTATCTTATATCTCGCTGTGCCGAGGCTGTGTGTATGAGCAGTTCTGTGTAAGTATTCAATCATACAGGTAAAAGTAGATATGGAGAGGGTAATATCTCTGTATTCTGTGTTGTTAAGAGAAGAATTGCGGAACAATACTGTGGGGTCTTCCGCTGTGTGCGTTGCGCGAACGACGGAATTAGCCAAATTAGTCGTATTAATCACATACACATGACCGTTTCGCCAGTTGCACACTAGAATCGAAGACACTAAATTTCAACCGCTCAGCCAGTATTCCTTCCTTAATTCTTCTGTCAAATACACGATAAGTAGGTATGTAGGTACATACCTATGTACATACATTACTTATAAATGGAACTATTCACCACTGACATTATTTACTAACAAGTAACCGGTATGTGACAATTGCTATACGCTTTTATAAacataactttata includes:
- the LOC116431776 gene encoding uncharacterized protein LOC116431776; this encodes MFRLLIPCLIWLSSVRSETAMSMHMPDGMMEDKAGMTDAMMLKPKRESYHNPCPPVYSHPISYSPPPQIYIKPVVHPAPMPIIHQPVQVVQKPVITYVKPAPPPVVVKPVVQPKVVVPIYQKPMISYAPIYQKPIYYAPMVQKVMYEQPKVLLKKIEVPVTQVIQKPQIAYPIQYHQPKVVHAPEPQINYVKISQPIIHHQPVFQSPVKPWCP